In one window of Caballeronia sp. TF1N1 DNA:
- a CDS encoding DNA polymerase III subunit delta', with translation MIYPWQANDWQRLQQLRANWPHALLLHGEAGIGKLQFAQHLAKGLLCETHLPSGEPCGTCSACLWFSQGNHPDYRAVLPEALAGLGAAGADSSADASAEKAEKADGDEGKKSRAPSKEIKIEQVRALLDFCSLGSHRGGLRVVLLYPAEALNVAAANALLKTLEEPPSGVVFLLVSARIDRLLPTIISRCRQWPMSVPPFDEARAWLASRGIDDAAGLLAQAGGAPLNALALASDENRALRDFTLAQLAAGPNCDAFACGENLQKLPVPLVLGWLQRWLYDVLAERTAGRPRYFPGAAKALARCAASADPAALSRYMKTVTRQRAVENHPLNARLVFEELFMGYRGIFA, from the coding sequence ATGATTTATCCCTGGCAAGCCAACGACTGGCAGCGTCTCCAGCAGCTACGCGCGAACTGGCCGCATGCGCTTTTGCTGCATGGCGAAGCGGGCATCGGCAAGCTGCAATTCGCGCAGCATCTGGCGAAGGGGCTGCTGTGCGAAACGCATCTGCCGAGCGGCGAGCCGTGCGGTACGTGTTCCGCTTGCCTGTGGTTCTCGCAGGGCAATCATCCCGACTACCGCGCGGTGTTGCCCGAGGCGCTTGCGGGGCTTGGGGCGGCAGGCGCGGATTCTTCCGCCGATGCATCCGCCGAGAAAGCCGAGAAAGCCGATGGCGACGAAGGCAAGAAGAGCCGCGCGCCGAGTAAGGAAATCAAGATCGAACAGGTACGCGCGCTGCTCGACTTCTGCAGTCTCGGATCGCATCGCGGCGGCTTGCGTGTCGTGCTGCTGTATCCCGCCGAAGCGCTTAATGTCGCGGCGGCCAACGCGCTCTTGAAAACGCTGGAAGAACCGCCTTCGGGCGTCGTGTTCCTGCTGGTGTCGGCGCGTATCGACCGCTTGTTGCCAACCATCATCAGCCGCTGCCGACAGTGGCCGATGAGCGTGCCGCCCTTCGACGAAGCGCGCGCGTGGCTTGCGTCACGAGGTATCGACGATGCCGCCGGGCTTCTCGCGCAAGCGGGCGGCGCGCCGCTCAACGCGCTTGCGCTCGCGAGCGACGAGAACCGCGCGCTGCGCGATTTCACGTTGGCGCAACTTGCGGCCGGCCCGAACTGCGACGCCTTCGCGTGCGGCGAGAACCTGCAGAAACTGCCGGTGCCGCTGGTGCTCGGCTGGCTGCAACGCTGGCTTTACGACGTACTCGCCGAGCGCACGGCAGGCCGCCCGCGCTATTTTCCGGGCGCGGCCAAGGCGCTCGCGCGATGCGCCGCCAGCGCCGACCCGGCCGCGCTTTCGCGCTACATGAAAACCGTCACGCGGCAACGCGCCGTGGAGAATCATCCGTTGAACGCGCGTCTCGTGTTCGAGGAACTCTTCATGGGCTATCGCGGCATCTTCGCCTGA
- a CDS encoding folate-binding protein YgfZ translates to MNSQTQLSPGSAPSAIPADDFEAVKTAGVFVPLTQFGVIDIKGEDAASFLHNQVTNDVQHLDASTARLAGYCSPKGRLLGSFLMWRSADTVRLLISHDVQAPVQKRLSMFVLRAKAKLSDATPELAAVGFAGDVRAALSGIFDALPDGVHVKVEGPHGALIRVPDAAHRPRFLWVGPRADIEARLPELGEKLRRAGPALWDWLDIHAGEPRITQTTTERFVPQMVNFDVLGAVNFKKGCYPGQEIVARSQYRGTIKRRTALAHGESATPGAELFHSADPGQPCGMVVNVAPAEGGGVDCLVEIKLASLDNGSVHVGAADGPALEFVPLPYAFPADA, encoded by the coding sequence ATGAATTCCCAAACCCAGCTTTCCCCCGGTTCCGCTCCAAGCGCCATTCCCGCCGACGACTTCGAAGCCGTGAAGACAGCGGGCGTTTTCGTGCCGCTCACGCAGTTCGGCGTGATCGACATCAAGGGCGAGGATGCCGCTTCGTTCCTGCACAACCAGGTCACCAACGACGTCCAGCATCTCGACGCATCCACGGCGCGCCTCGCGGGCTATTGCTCGCCGAAGGGACGCCTGCTGGGTTCGTTTCTCATGTGGCGTTCAGCCGATACCGTGCGTCTCTTGATCTCGCACGATGTCCAGGCGCCCGTGCAAAAGCGTCTGTCCATGTTCGTGCTGCGCGCAAAGGCGAAACTGAGTGACGCGACGCCGGAACTCGCGGCAGTCGGCTTTGCGGGCGATGTGCGCGCGGCGCTCTCCGGCATCTTCGATGCGTTGCCCGACGGCGTGCATGTCAAGGTGGAAGGTCCGCATGGCGCGCTGATTCGTGTGCCGGATGCGGCGCATCGGCCGCGTTTCCTGTGGGTCGGCCCGAGGGCCGATATCGAAGCACGACTGCCCGAGCTCGGCGAGAAGTTGCGGCGCGCGGGACCGGCGCTGTGGGACTGGCTCGACATCCATGCGGGCGAGCCGCGCATCACGCAGACGACGACCGAGCGGTTCGTCCCGCAGATGGTCAACTTCGACGTGCTGGGCGCGGTGAACTTCAAGAAGGGTTGCTATCCGGGACAGGAGATCGTCGCGCGCAGCCAATATCGCGGCACGATCAAGCGACGCACGGCGCTCGCGCACGGCGAATCGGCCACGCCGGGCGCCGAGCTGTTCCATTCGGCCGATCCCGGTCAGCCTTGCGGCATGGTGGTCAACGTGGCGCCGGCCGAAGGCGGCGGCGTGGATTGTCTCGTCGAGATCAAGCTGGCGTCGCTGGATAACGGCTCGGTGCACGTCGGCGCCGCCGATGGCCCCGCGCTCGAATTCGTGCCGCTGCCCTACGCCTTTCCTGCCGACGCCTGA
- the tmk gene encoding dTMP kinase yields MARGKFITFEGIDGAGKTTHLEWFRERLAEKLAAHARSVVMTREPGGTPLGETLRGILLNQPMDLETEALLMFAARREHLAQVIEPALAHGDWVLSDRFSDATFAYQGGGRGLPRDKLEALERWVQGGFQPDLTVLFDIPTETASERRSAARAPDKFESESEAFFKRTRAEYLRRAAESPQRFFIVDSSRPIDDIRTQLEDVIASL; encoded by the coding sequence ATGGCGCGGGGCAAGTTCATTACTTTCGAGGGTATCGACGGAGCGGGCAAGACCACGCATCTGGAGTGGTTTCGCGAGCGGCTCGCCGAAAAACTCGCCGCGCACGCGCGCTCGGTCGTGATGACGCGCGAGCCGGGCGGCACACCGCTCGGCGAAACGTTGCGCGGCATTCTGCTGAATCAGCCAATGGACCTCGAAACCGAGGCGCTCCTCATGTTCGCCGCGCGCCGCGAGCATCTCGCGCAGGTCATCGAACCGGCGCTCGCGCATGGCGACTGGGTGCTGTCGGACCGTTTTTCGGATGCCACCTTTGCTTATCAGGGCGGTGGACGCGGTCTGCCGCGCGACAAGCTGGAAGCGCTGGAACGCTGGGTGCAGGGCGGTTTTCAGCCGGACCTTACCGTTCTGTTCGACATTCCGACGGAGACCGCGAGCGAACGCCGTTCGGCCGCGCGCGCGCCGGACAAGTTCGAGAGCGAATCGGAGGCATTTTTTAAGCGCACGCGCGCCGAATATCTGCGGCGCGCGGCCGAATCGCCGCAGCGGTTTTTCATCGTCGATTCGAGCCGGCCCATCGACGATATCCGCACGCAGCTCGAAGATGTCATCGCGAGCCTTTGA
- a CDS encoding GNAT family N-acetyltransferase produces MSLQYRDATLDDLPAIVAIYNSTVASRLVTADLDPVPVESRLAWFHAHGPDKRPLWVVEEGGEVIAWLSFSDFYGRPAYARTVEVSIYLDERARGKGLGKQLLHEALERAPTLDVDTVLGFVFGHNEPSMKLFGSFGFESWGTLPRVAVLDGVERDLVILGLRLGARAKE; encoded by the coding sequence ATGAGTCTTCAATATCGAGACGCCACGCTGGACGACCTGCCCGCCATCGTCGCCATCTACAATTCGACGGTCGCCTCGCGCCTCGTCACGGCCGACCTCGATCCGGTTCCGGTCGAAAGCCGCCTTGCCTGGTTTCACGCGCACGGACCGGACAAGCGTCCGCTGTGGGTCGTGGAAGAGGGCGGCGAAGTCATCGCGTGGCTGAGCTTCTCTGATTTCTACGGCCGTCCGGCCTACGCGCGCACGGTCGAAGTGAGCATTTATCTCGACGAACGCGCGCGCGGCAAGGGGCTCGGCAAGCAGTTGTTGCACGAAGCGCTGGAGCGCGCGCCGACGCTTGATGTGGATACCGTGCTCGGCTTCGTCTTCGGACATAACGAGCCGAGCATGAAGCTCTTCGGCAGCTTCGGTTTCGAGTCGTGGGGCACGCTGCCGCGCGTCGCGGTTCTGGACGGCGTCGAGCGCGATCTCGTCATTCTCGGCTTGCGGCTCGGCGCGAGAGCAAAGGAGTAG
- a CDS encoding Dabb family protein — MLRHIVMWKLKESAEGASRAENAQKLKEKLETCRSIVKGQGHFEVGTAQPGFDCTYDVVLVSDFDDKAALVAYQVHPKHVALKDFIAAVREDRQCVDYEV; from the coding sequence GTGTTACGTCACATCGTCATGTGGAAGCTGAAGGAGTCGGCGGAAGGCGCGAGCCGCGCGGAGAATGCGCAGAAGCTCAAGGAGAAGCTCGAAACCTGCCGCAGCATCGTTAAGGGGCAGGGACACTTCGAGGTCGGTACGGCGCAACCGGGTTTCGACTGCACTTACGATGTCGTGCTCGTCTCCGACTTCGACGACAAAGCGGCGCTCGTTGCCTATCAGGTGCATCCGAAGCACGTGGCGCTGAAAGACTTCATTGCCGCGGTGCGCGAAGACCGTCAATGCGTCGACTACGAAGTGTGA
- a CDS encoding SDR family oxidoreductase encodes MDRFEGKVAVITGAASGFGREFALKGAALGMKLVLADIDATALDATVTSLRERGAEVRGVRTDVSNAADVDALARATLDAFGGAHLLFNNAGVGAGGFIWESSANDWQWVFGVNVMGVANGIRAFTPIMLAQNEPAHIVNTASVAGLLAAPAMGVYNASKHAVVAMTETLYHDLRLARASVGVSLLCPAFVPTGIADAERARPGALVNDEEMTASQKLAARQLAKAVEHGKLSARDVAELTFDAIRANRFYVVTHPNIMPSVQLRLDDIAQLRDPSDPMSLKSR; translated from the coding sequence TTGGACCGCTTCGAAGGAAAAGTCGCCGTGATCACCGGCGCGGCGAGCGGCTTCGGCCGCGAGTTTGCGCTAAAGGGCGCGGCGCTCGGCATGAAGCTCGTACTCGCCGATATCGACGCCACCGCGCTCGATGCCACCGTGACATCGCTGCGCGAACGAGGCGCCGAGGTGCGCGGCGTGCGAACGGACGTCTCGAATGCCGCGGACGTCGATGCACTCGCTCGCGCCACGCTCGATGCGTTCGGCGGCGCGCATCTGCTCTTCAACAACGCGGGCGTGGGCGCCGGCGGCTTCATCTGGGAGAGCAGCGCGAACGACTGGCAATGGGTCTTCGGCGTCAACGTGATGGGCGTTGCCAACGGCATTCGCGCGTTCACGCCGATCATGCTGGCCCAGAACGAACCGGCGCATATCGTCAACACGGCTTCGGTCGCGGGGCTGCTCGCTGCGCCCGCAATGGGCGTCTATAACGCGTCGAAGCATGCGGTCGTGGCCATGACCGAGACGCTTTATCACGATCTGCGGCTCGCGCGCGCGTCGGTCGGCGTGTCCTTGTTGTGTCCGGCGTTCGTGCCGACCGGTATCGCCGATGCCGAACGCGCGCGGCCCGGCGCGCTCGTCAACGACGAAGAGATGACGGCGTCGCAGAAGCTCGCGGCACGGCAACTGGCAAAGGCGGTGGAGCACGGCAAGCTATCGGCGCGGGATGTCGCCGAACTGACCTTCGACGCTATCCGCGCGAATCGTTTTTATGTGGTCACGCATCCGAACATCATGCCTTCGGTGCAGTTGCGGCTGGACGACATCGCGCAGCTGCGCGACCCGAGCGATCCCATGTCGCTCAAGTCGCGTTGA
- a CDS encoding tlde1 domain-containing protein, with the protein MSERYAAELGIPRSPLCSRSNKISLVFNGSSLILHGSNGRSYAGVSGRPDENNIFDYSSARQRQTGEGPIPKGRYWINPSELWTNHWYSLAPRAAWGDHRITIHVYPGTDTYGRGGFFIHGGTHSGSAGCINLHSRMENLVRDLEDAANSSPDCYIPLTVRY; encoded by the coding sequence ATGTCTGAGCGCTATGCTGCTGAATTGGGTATACCCCGGAGCCCTTTGTGTTCTCGTTCAAACAAGATTTCGCTCGTTTTCAATGGCAGCTCACTGATCTTGCACGGCTCGAATGGGCGCTCATATGCTGGAGTTTCGGGGCGCCCTGACGAAAACAACATTTTCGATTACTCGTCTGCCCGGCAACGTCAAACGGGGGAAGGGCCCATTCCAAAAGGAAGGTATTGGATCAATCCATCCGAACTGTGGACAAATCACTGGTACAGTCTCGCTCCACGCGCCGCTTGGGGAGATCATCGCATTACCATCCACGTGTACCCTGGAACGGACACCTACGGACGTGGAGGCTTCTTCATACACGGTGGAACTCATTCCGGAAGCGCTGGCTGTATCAACCTGCACTCGCGTATGGAAAATTTGGTTCGCGATCTTGAGGATGCAGCCAACTCGTCGCCCGACTGCTACATTCCTCTGACAGTGCGGTACTGA
- the mltG gene encoding endolytic transglycosylase MltG: MSLFKKCVVAVVIVAVLAAALAGGVYYWANRPMNLTPAELDVTIKPHSSLRSVSAQLIRGGVPVESELFVLMTRVLGLSSQLKSGNYAFKSGVTPYEVLQKIARGDVNEYVATVIEGWTLQKMRAELDANSALAHDTAGMSDTDLLRAIGAPEVDKASAEGLFFPDTYLFDKGTSDLTVYKRAYRIMQQRLTEAWNTRSPNLPYKTPYEALVMASIVEKETGRATDRPLVAAVFANRLRIGMPLQTDPTVIYGLGPAYGGHLKKKDLQTDTPYNTYTRMGLPPTPIALPGVAALTATLNPAASNALYFVSRGDGSSIFSDNLGDHNKAVDKYIRGQ, from the coding sequence ATGTCCCTTTTCAAGAAATGCGTCGTGGCGGTGGTGATCGTCGCGGTGCTCGCGGCGGCGCTCGCAGGTGGCGTCTATTACTGGGCCAATCGGCCGATGAACCTCACGCCCGCCGAACTCGACGTCACCATCAAGCCTCACAGCAGCCTGCGCAGCGTCAGCGCCCAGTTGATTCGCGGCGGCGTGCCGGTCGAATCCGAGCTTTTCGTGTTGATGACGCGCGTGCTCGGGCTTTCGTCGCAGCTCAAATCCGGCAATTACGCGTTCAAAAGCGGCGTGACACCCTATGAAGTGCTGCAAAAGATCGCGCGCGGCGACGTCAACGAGTACGTGGCCACCGTCATCGAGGGCTGGACGTTGCAAAAAATGCGCGCCGAACTCGACGCCAACTCCGCGCTCGCGCACGACACCGCCGGCATGTCCGACACGGACCTCTTGCGTGCAATCGGCGCGCCCGAGGTGGACAAGGCATCGGCGGAAGGACTGTTTTTCCCGGATACCTATCTTTTCGACAAAGGCACGAGCGACCTCACGGTCTACAAGCGCGCGTACCGGATCATGCAGCAGCGGCTCACCGAAGCCTGGAACACGCGCTCGCCGAATTTGCCTTACAAGACGCCTTACGAGGCGCTCGTCATGGCGTCGATCGTCGAGAAGGAGACGGGGCGCGCAACCGACCGGCCGCTCGTGGCGGCGGTGTTCGCCAACCGGCTGCGGATCGGCATGCCGCTACAGACCGACCCGACCGTCATCTACGGCCTCGGTCCGGCTTACGGCGGGCATCTGAAGAAAAAGGATCTGCAGACCGACACTCCGTACAATACCTACACGCGCATGGGTCTGCCGCCCACGCCGATCGCGCTGCCCGGCGTGGCCGCGCTCACCGCGACGCTCAATCCCGCCGCGAGCAATGCGCTCTATTTCGTGTCGCGCGGCGACGGCAGCAGCATCTTTTCCGACAACCTGGGCGACCACAACAAGGCCGTCGACAAATACATCCGGGGTCAGTGA
- a CDS encoding alpha/beta hydrolase yields MQLNSQVAQVLQMVARARRAPYHTLTPQEARAAYAMSAPILDVAPLPMARVEDLLVPMRDGGSIRVRAYYPIEPNWAEPLGALMYLHGGGFTVGSIETHDALCRKFAHDAGCAVVSVDYRLAPEHKFPVAVNDAFDTLQWLAREASTLGIDPARIAIGGDSAGGTLATVCSVLARDAGIALQLQMLIYPGTSAWQRSESHARLAEGYLLSAETIQWFFEQYVRDERDRDDWRFAPLDAAGGQPDYRGVAPVWIAAADHDPLYDEDVAYAEKLSAQGVSVELMRYEGMIHEFFKMGGFVRDVARAHADAVAALRKALG; encoded by the coding sequence ATGCAGCTCAATTCCCAGGTCGCGCAAGTCTTGCAGATGGTCGCACGCGCGAGGCGCGCGCCTTATCACACGCTCACGCCGCAAGAGGCGCGCGCCGCCTATGCGATGAGCGCGCCCATTCTCGATGTCGCGCCGTTGCCCATGGCGCGGGTCGAAGATCTTCTCGTTCCTATGCGCGATGGCGGGTCCATTCGTGTGCGTGCGTATTATCCGATCGAGCCGAATTGGGCGGAGCCGCTTGGCGCGCTCATGTATCTGCATGGCGGCGGCTTTACGGTGGGAAGCATCGAAACGCACGACGCGCTGTGCCGCAAGTTCGCGCACGACGCGGGCTGCGCGGTGGTATCGGTCGATTACCGGCTTGCGCCCGAACACAAGTTTCCGGTCGCCGTGAACGATGCCTTCGACACCTTGCAATGGCTCGCGCGCGAGGCGTCCACGTTGGGGATCGATCCGGCTCGCATCGCGATTGGTGGAGACAGCGCGGGTGGCACGCTCGCGACGGTGTGCTCGGTGCTGGCGCGCGATGCAGGCATCGCCTTGCAATTGCAGATGCTGATTTATCCGGGGACGAGCGCGTGGCAGCGAAGCGAATCGCATGCGCGGCTTGCCGAAGGGTACTTGCTGAGCGCAGAGACGATTCAATGGTTCTTCGAGCAGTACGTGCGCGATGAACGCGACCGGGACGACTGGCGTTTTGCGCCGCTGGATGCGGCGGGCGGGCAGCCGGATTATCGTGGCGTGGCGCCGGTGTGGATCGCGGCTGCTGATCATGATCCGCTTTACGATGAAGATGTCGCTTACGCGGAGAAGCTTTCAGCGCAGGGCGTATCGGTGGAACTCATGCGGTATGAAGGGATGATTCACGAGTTCTTCAAGATGGGCGGGTTTGTTCGCGACGTGGCGCGGGCGCATGCGGATGCGGTGGCTGCGTTGAGGAAGGCGTTGGGGTGA
- a CDS encoding NRDE family protein has product MCLIVFDWQPQAAPANGRALLTLAANRDEFFRRETDPMHWWTDAPGVLAGRDLTGGGTWLGVTRDGRFAALTNYRAPSEMRPDAPTRGTLVSKYLTGERVEPLKYLKRVALEGHRYNGFNLLCGDFTRRELGWYGNRADAEPVLLEAGVHGLSNSLLNTPWPKLVAQRDALRDLIHADERPSLDQLIETLRDPRIADDHVLPSTGLSIERERVLSAAFIETDEYGTRGTTALQVLPLTHGVELHVKERSDDDGSHKVVRPGDFVRAFRFEVA; this is encoded by the coding sequence ATGTGCCTGATCGTCTTCGACTGGCAACCCCAGGCCGCGCCCGCCAACGGCCGCGCGCTGCTGACGCTGGCGGCGAATCGCGACGAGTTCTTCCGCCGCGAGACCGACCCGATGCATTGGTGGACCGACGCGCCCGGCGTGCTCGCGGGCCGGGATCTGACGGGCGGCGGCACGTGGCTTGGCGTAACGCGCGACGGGCGCTTTGCCGCGCTGACGAACTATCGTGCGCCGAGCGAGATGCGGCCGGATGCGCCCACGCGTGGCACGTTGGTCAGCAAATATTTGACGGGCGAGCGCGTCGAGCCTTTGAAGTATCTCAAGCGCGTTGCCCTGGAAGGTCATCGGTACAACGGCTTCAATTTGCTGTGCGGGGATTTCACACGACGTGAGCTCGGCTGGTACGGCAATCGCGCCGATGCCGAGCCGGTTTTGCTCGAAGCGGGCGTGCATGGGTTGTCGAATAGCTTGCTGAATACGCCGTGGCCGAAGCTCGTCGCCCAGCGCGATGCTTTACGCGATTTGATTCACGCCGATGAGCGGCCATCGCTCGACCAGCTGATCGAAACCTTGCGTGACCCGCGTATCGCCGACGATCACGTCTTGCCATCCACTGGCCTTTCCATCGAGCGTGAACGCGTGTTGTCGGCGGCGTTTATCGAGACCGATGAATACGGCACGCGCGGGACGACGGCGTTGCAAGTGTTGCCGCTGACGCATGGTGTAGAGCTGCATGTCAAGGAACGCAGTGACGATGACGGTTCGCACAAGGTCGTGCGGCCGGGGGATTTTGTGCGGGCGTTCAGGTTTGAGGTGGCGTGA
- the pncA gene encoding bifunctional nicotinamidase/pyrazinamidase — MKPVEDVLLVVDVQYDFMPGGALAVKEGDEVVPVINRLARAFSHVVLTQDWHPRSHVSFAANHEGRAPFDMMTMPYGEQVLWPVHCVQDTEGAALHRGLQLPHARLVIRKGHHEHVDSYSAFLEADRVTPTGLAGYLRDVGAKRVWVAGLATDYCVAWSALDARRAGFEVSVIEDACRAIDLDGSLDRAWREMRDAGIECIRSDYLLA, encoded by the coding sequence ATGAAACCCGTAGAAGACGTTTTACTCGTCGTGGACGTGCAGTACGATTTCATGCCCGGCGGCGCGCTCGCCGTGAAGGAAGGCGATGAGGTGGTGCCCGTCATCAACCGCCTGGCGCGCGCGTTCTCGCATGTCGTCCTGACGCAGGACTGGCATCCGCGCTCGCATGTCTCGTTCGCGGCGAATCACGAAGGACGGGCGCCCTTCGACATGATGACAATGCCTTACGGCGAACAGGTGCTGTGGCCGGTGCACTGCGTGCAGGACACCGAGGGCGCGGCGCTACATCGCGGCCTGCAACTACCGCACGCGCGGCTCGTGATCCGCAAGGGGCATCACGAACATGTCGACAGCTACTCCGCGTTTCTCGAGGCGGATCGCGTGACACCCACGGGTCTTGCAGGCTATCTGCGCGACGTCGGTGCGAAGCGCGTATGGGTCGCGGGACTGGCGACGGATTATTGCGTTGCGTGGTCCGCGTTGGATGCGCGTCGCGCGGGCTTCGAAGTGAGCGTGATAGAAGACGCGTGCCGCGCGATCGATCTCGACGGCTCGCTGGATCGAGCGTGGCGCGAAATGCGCGACGCGGGCATCGAATGCATACGCTCCGATTATTTGCTCGCGTGA
- a CDS encoding NADP-dependent oxidoreductase, with the protein MADAQKNRQVLLVSRPEGEASTDNFRLVETPLAPLREGELRVRNYYLSLDPYMRGRMSDAKSYAAPQALNEVMIGGTVGEVVESRNPKFKVGDNVVGMYGWQEYGTSDGTGLYAVDTTHVPLSAYLGPVGMPGVTAWYGLNRIIEPKAGDTVAVSAASGAVGSVVGQLAKAAGCRVIGIAGGAEKCRYVVETLGFDACIDYKAGHLYDELKAAAPDDIDGYFENVGGEVLDAVLPRMNAHGRIALCGMISGYDGKPLPLQAPRILLTQRLKLQGFIVSEHMELWPQALKELGERVATKKLIYRETIAQGLENAPEAFLGLLRGKNFGKQLVKLI; encoded by the coding sequence ATGGCAGACGCTCAGAAGAATCGCCAGGTTTTGCTGGTATCGCGACCGGAAGGCGAGGCATCGACCGACAATTTCAGGCTCGTCGAAACACCGCTTGCGCCGCTGCGGGAAGGCGAGCTGCGCGTGCGCAATTACTATCTGTCGCTCGATCCGTACATGCGCGGGCGCATGAGCGATGCCAAGTCATACGCCGCGCCGCAGGCGTTGAACGAAGTGATGATCGGCGGCACGGTCGGTGAAGTGGTCGAGTCGCGCAATCCGAAGTTCAAGGTCGGCGACAACGTGGTCGGCATGTACGGCTGGCAGGAATACGGGACATCGGACGGCACGGGTCTTTATGCCGTCGATACCACGCACGTTCCGCTGTCCGCGTATCTCGGCCCGGTCGGCATGCCGGGCGTGACGGCCTGGTATGGCCTGAATCGCATCATCGAACCGAAGGCTGGCGATACGGTTGCCGTGAGCGCGGCAAGCGGCGCGGTCGGCAGCGTGGTCGGGCAACTGGCGAAGGCGGCAGGCTGCCGCGTGATCGGCATTGCGGGCGGCGCCGAGAAGTGCCGCTATGTCGTCGAGACGCTGGGCTTCGACGCATGCATCGACTACAAGGCGGGCCATTTGTACGACGAGCTCAAAGCCGCGGCGCCGGATGACATCGACGGCTATTTCGAAAACGTCGGCGGCGAAGTGCTCGACGCCGTGCTGCCGCGCATGAACGCGCACGGGCGCATTGCGTTATGCGGCATGATCTCGGGCTACGACGGCAAGCCATTGCCGCTGCAGGCGCCGCGCATTCTGCTCACGCAGCGTCTGAAGCTGCAGGGTTTCATCGTGAGCGAGCACATGGAACTCTGGCCGCAAGCGTTGAAGGAACTCGGCGAACGCGTCGCGACGAAGAAGCTGATCTACCGCGAGACCATTGCGCAGGGACTCGAAAATGCGCCCGAAGCGTTCCTCGGTCTTTTGCGCGGAAAGAACTTTGGCAAGCAGCTCGTCAAGCTCATCTGA
- a CDS encoding PaaI family thioesterase yields MTDKPHDVAIESPFIDSLGVELVKAADGEAEVRLALEDAHLNTWGIAHGGVTMTLLDSALALAARSLAGNGIGVVTVEMKVNFMQPGRGELRGIGRVLHRSTTMAYCEGEVRDSEGHFVAKALGTFKYMRRLAVGRDIVKQKMRSDPKATPGPSDA; encoded by the coding sequence ATGACCGACAAGCCACATGACGTCGCCATCGAAAGCCCGTTCATCGACTCGCTCGGCGTGGAATTGGTCAAGGCCGCCGACGGCGAAGCGGAAGTGCGGCTCGCGCTCGAAGATGCGCATTTGAACACGTGGGGCATCGCGCACGGCGGCGTCACCATGACCTTGCTCGATTCCGCGCTGGCACTCGCCGCGCGCAGTCTCGCGGGCAATGGCATCGGCGTCGTTACCGTCGAGATGAAGGTGAACTTCATGCAGCCAGGGCGCGGTGAATTGCGCGGCATCGGGCGAGTGCTGCATCGCTCCACCACCATGGCGTATTGCGAAGGCGAAGTGCGCGACAGCGAAGGGCATTTCGTCGCCAAGGCGCTAGGCACGTTCAAATACATGCGCAGGCTCGCAGTGGGCCGCGATATCGTGAAACAGAAAATGCGTTCCGATCCCAAGGCCACGCCGGGACCGAGCGACGCTTGA
- a CDS encoding TatD family hydrolase translates to MFVDSHCHINFEGLADRLPEVLDKMRQQKVTHALCVSVDLETLPSVLDIAERHEHIFASVGVHPDHEDATEPSVAQLVELARHPKVCAIGETGLDYYRLEGRSIADMEWQRERFRNHIRAAHETGKPLIIHTRSSAEDTLRIMEEERASVPGGVMHCFTETWEVAQAALAQNFHISLSGIVTFKKAEDVHDVARRVPLERLLIETDSPYLAPVPYRGKPNEPAYVSYVGRHIAQLREETDEAVAKATTDNFFRLFKIPPGAQAV, encoded by the coding sequence ATGTTCGTCGATTCCCACTGTCACATCAATTTCGAAGGCCTCGCCGACCGGCTGCCCGAAGTGCTCGACAAGATGCGCCAGCAGAAGGTCACGCACGCGCTTTGCGTGTCGGTGGATCTGGAGACGCTGCCATCGGTGCTCGATATCGCCGAGCGGCACGAGCACATCTTCGCATCGGTTGGCGTGCATCCGGACCACGAAGACGCAACGGAACCGAGCGTCGCGCAACTAGTGGAACTGGCGCGGCATCCCAAAGTCTGCGCAATCGGCGAGACCGGGCTCGACTATTACCGGCTGGAAGGCCGCAGCATCGCCGACATGGAATGGCAGCGCGAGCGCTTTCGCAACCACATTCGCGCGGCGCACGAGACCGGCAAGCCGCTCATCATCCATACGCGTTCGTCGGCGGAAGACACGCTGCGAATCATGGAAGAAGAACGCGCGAGCGTGCCGGGCGGCGTGATGCATTGCTTCACCGAGACGTGGGAAGTGGCGCAAGCCGCGCTCGCGCAGAACTTTCATATTTCGCTTTCGGGCATCGTCACGTTCAAGAAGGCCGAGGACGTGCACGACGTGGCGCGGCGCGTGCCGCTCGAACGTCTGTTGATCGAGACCGACTCGCCATATCTCGCGCCGGTGCCGTATCGCGGCAAGCCGAATGAACCAGCTTACGTGAGCTATGTCGGACGTCACATCGCGCAGTTGCGCGAAGAGACGGACGAAGCGGTCGCGAAAGCCACCACCGACAACTTCTTCCGGCTGTTCAAGATCCCGCCGGGCGCGCAGGCCGTCTGA